The DNA segment GAACTgcataatatggaatttttaAGCGATTTTCTGTGTTCATATTGATGCAAAGGTTGATGAATGTGATGCAATCTAACAAGCTCTCTTTGGCCATCCCTTTCATGTCATAGGCTTGTGATCTATACCAAAGGCTTTTGGCATGATTGTTCGGAGGGCTACAAAGGCAAAGAGCTCGAGTTGCATCGCTTATGGCGGAATCTGGATTTCTTAGCAGCAAATGGCATTGTGCCCGACTGCTATGCAATGCAACTCTTTCATTTCTATGCATTAATCGGCATAATTCTAGAGCCTCGGTGTATTTCAACTTGGCTTCCTCGATCTGTCCAACGAAAAACATGTGGTTTCCGTCTTGTTTTAATGCGTTTACCATCACCCTTTTTTGTTCAAGATTCTCACTAGACATGGTCTGCTCTCGTTTTCTCTTATCTACCTTCAAAATCCACAACTCTTTTATGGCTTTTTGGACTCTAGGATTCTTCATTTCTGAGTTTTGATGGTGTTTAAAGTTGTTGACAAGTGCCCTTGTGATTGCTTCGCCAACATTTGACCTGTTTCCAAGATTCCTAAGCTCAATCAAGTCGACAAGATACGATGCAGCAATGTCAAAGActttatgccttgtatttggaTCTTTAAGGAGTAACAGAAGACAATCAATTCCCATGTACTGCCAATCATAAGAAGATCTTGAAAGGTGACATAAATTCTCGATAACATGTCTAGATTCTGATACGCTCCCTCTTCCAAGTTCATTGTAACACAGAATTCTTATCAGTCCAACTCCAGCAGGTGATGATTGGTTTACTAATCCACCCCACATTTCACACAAATCCTTCAAGAACTCTGGCTTGCAAATGATATTTATAGACCTTCCCTTTATTGCAAAACAGTTCAAAAGATGTATACTCCAACACTGAAGTTGGCTGGCCCACTCCTCCGCCTTCTGGTTCTCCATTTCGACCCCTCCAACACCTCTTGTAAGTAAGTTAACGTGATACCTCGCCCTCCTTTTCCTTGCCTTCACTCCAACAAACATGTTGTAGACTCCTTCCAGGCAGGTTGAAGCTAAATGCATGGCTAATTTAACCATTTCATCTCCGTATGCCTTAATGGCTTCAAACGTCATTTCGTAGCTAGCAAGATGACCGAGAGCTCGAACAGCAACCCTTTGCTCTACCCAACTCATTTTTCCTCTCAAGAGCTCTAACAATGCTGGGATGACTCCTGAGTCTACAGCTCTTACTGCGGATTCGACTTCATTCATAGTATATGAACCGATAATATGAGCTGCGTAATATGGGATGTATATATTCTGATGTGTAAGTAGCCACGTTCTATCATGGAGGGCTTTTTTAATCAAACCAGCCATGCATTCAAAGACACCAAGAGAGGGAAGCTCTTGATCATTTGGCCGAGTCATAGCGACGTTCCATAGCGAGCTTACAACAAGAATAAGTGCTTCGGAATCAAGAAAAGGTATTCCTTTAATGTATTCTTTTATTGCAGCTCTTCTGATTGTTGAATCTTGCTCCTTCATGATGCAAAACAAGCAACTAGATTTGGTGCAAGATTGTTCAGTAGGCATATTTCTAAATATACCATTGCTGCAAGTTGGcattttttccttttcttctgaGTTTACagttgaagggtttggaaaAATAGACGTTTAATTAGCATGTTGATTAGGCCAAGTGGTGACAGCAAGCGGCGCATGTGAAGACTTTTGTGCAAATTTAACAATATCAAATACAATTTGTATGATTGAATGCATCACTTACCGATTAATTAACCATTATTAAACATGATCAGAGATAAAGTGGTACTTACTATAACATTAAATTATGTCAGTGCTTAACACATCAGACTGTTAAGAGTTGGATCTTGCCTAAGTTTTGCTGTTACCTTAACTTTATACTTTCTTTTCTTGGATAAACAAAGGTTTAACCTCGACTCAATCTATGAATCTTCCTCATTTGTCTGTCCCTCAAATGGAAAGTTCTTGTCTCATGTGAAAAAGGGATCACATTAATTTATCAAGAACAAGAATGCCCACTTAGACAAAAGGCTTAATATCTGTTAATTGCCTCTTGAAATTACAAGTGGTATAGTGGTCCCTTGTAACTTTTTCCTTCTTAATCTCCATTTTCTAATAATCCATCAACTTTTTTAAGCAAATGACAGTATTTTTTATGCAGTGTCAAGTACAGATGGGGATGGTCTCAAGAAAATTCGCCTACAATACATACCGGCATTAAGTTAGTGAAACGCCTAAAAAGAAGTTTTACCAACCTTGATTATCACGTTTGTGCAGTATTATTAAGCACAGATTGGGAAGTTCTCAAGAAAATACGGCTGCTAGATACACGACTAACCGATTAGTGAAAGGCCTAAAAAGAAGTTCTACCATTCTTGACCTCATGAACCTGGTGTTCTAGGTGCACGTAATTACCTGATGGTTGCCTGCATTTGTCTCGGCATGTTGAAAATCCAGTCTTAAAGCACATTTGTTTAGCCGCGGCGTATAATATGTACACATTATTTTATCCTTGATCATGATGAGGCATACAGGATCATTATTCCTGCAAGAAGAGCCTACTGGGTTGAGTGCAACATGCAGAAGGGCATTATTGTAGGTAGTAGAAACTCAGCGATTTTTCAAGTGAAGTTTGTACATGTACCCTTTCAATTCCTAGATTCTACAGTCATTGATTGTCTTCAATAATCAGCGAAGAACAATGGTGATGGTCTCACGAATATACAGCCACAGTGTAGGTATATCATATATGTGAAAAAATTGCATCAAAAGCAGATgtttatataatgatatttatGATTCAAACATCTAAGATATTCATGTGATTCCATTGGAATGGCATTGAGGAGAGTTTCTTGGGTTATTGAAGATGTTCATGTTTGCTTTTTTTATAGCGTAGAAATAtttgaaaaggaaaaaaaattatccaaATACTCTCTATCATCCAACTTTTTTATTGACTCAGAAAGACATAAACTAACAAAATAGAGGGAGATGATTAtttgggaaaaattaaattatacgtCACATTTTTGTCCCTAAATACTACGGTAAAAGTAAGATAAAAGCCAACTCATTCGGTTGAACTTGAAATGTATGGGGGAGCTATCATTTCTTATTCTTCAAATTTAATTCATATCCAACTTTTCACGTAAAAATTACTCGATACCAAGaaatattatatgtatatataatttaaacataattaatcacCCATGGTTGAGCCATATGTAAAAGATTTGTTATAATGGGGCTTgagaattaaaaattaattcaaaCTGAGAGCTAGCTGTCAATACA comes from the Henckelia pumila isolate YLH828 chromosome 1, ASM3356847v2, whole genome shotgun sequence genome and includes:
- the LOC140865739 gene encoding uncharacterized protein, which encodes MPTCSNGIFRNMPTEQSCTKSSCLFCIMKEQDSTIRRAAIKEYIKGIPFLDSEALILVVSSLWNVAMTRPNDQELPSLGVFECMAGLIKKALHDRTWLLTHQNIYIPYYAAHIIGSYTMNEVESAVRAVDSGVIPALLELLRGKMSWVEQRVAVRALGHLASYEMTFEAIKAYGDEMVKLAMHLASTCLEGVYNMFVGVKARKRRARYHVNLLTRGVGGVEMENQKAEEWASQLQCWSIHLLNCFAIKGRSINIICKPEFLKDLCEMWGGLVNQSSPAGVGLIRILCYNELGRGSVSESRHVIENLCHLSRSSYDWQYMGIDCLLLLLKDPNTRHKVFDIAASYLVDLIELRNLGNRSNVGEAITRALVNNFKHHQNSEMKNPRVQKAIKELWILKVDKRKREQTMSSENLEQKRVMVNALKQDGNHMFFVGQIEEAKLKYTEALELCRLMHRNERVALHSSRAQCHLLLRNPDSAISDATRALCLCSPPNNHAKSLWYRSQAYDMKGMAKESLLDCITFINLCINMNTENRLKIPYYAVRMISKQMDSTWIFRAARLKALSTCPRVRERENRGKTGIRKRNKSYISGLTTILEEPFPGKDGCERKKIEKAKGRNKLISG